TACATGAATGGAtctatcttttatatattaatacataataatatacaattattataaagtaacaagaagtaaaaaaaagtatacattAATGtgtattcaaaaataaaatactaaactaaaattaatatgtaCATTAGGATAcatgatatattatatttagtgcaataaaaatactataatgtaatataaatgatataacACTATGAGATTTTTCATGAATTACACTGGGATTTTATTGCTTATTTCAAGActtgaattaaatatataaagatgaatgtagaataatttgattaatttctaCTTAGCTTGCAAAATGAAATAGtatttgcaaaataaaataatgtgattCAATTTTATCACTAGTGTTTGAGCCTATTTTGAATTTGTAGGTTGGGTTCattatgaaacaaaataaatattataaaaatgcaCTTAATTTCTGCATTGATAGCAGTCACAACCAATGTAAAAATAtgctttcaacatcggtttgaACCATCATATCAAGTATCTCACTTTCAATGACGACtgattcaacatcggttttgaaccGTCATATAAAGTATCTTACTTTCAATGACTACTGATTCAACATCATTTctaaattgatattaaaagtCCTCCATAATTGATGTTGAAGGCTTTTTATGTAATAGTGAGGAGTCTTTTGATGTCTAATCTCTTACTCTCTtaaataaacatcaaatggTCTTGAGTATTCACCTCCATTTTTTGTGCTTATACATTTCAATTTCTTCCCAATTTTCATGCTCAATTGAGGCCTAAAGTttcttaaaaacattttaaacaaTATCTTCACTCTAGCTTTAAGATGTATATCAAAGTCTTGAATGGTCATCAATGTACATTACAATATGAATTGCTACCTAGAGTTTTTGTTTACATAGGGTTGCATTGGTAAGAATGAACCAAATCAAGAATTGATGGTCTCCAAATAGGTGAATGACCCttgaaagaaattttattatgcTTATGCAAATACTGGTTTCTTATTCCAAACAATACATGCTTTTTAGCTAGCTTAACCACGCCTTTCTCGCTTATGTGACATAATCTTTGATTTCATAACTCAACTTCTTTAGTTGGTTCCATGGCATAAATGTTTTTTGCAGCAAAAACTTGTTCGAAAATAATGATCCGCAAATGCTAATCAGCAAGTGTACTGAGttgcacaagtaatataaaatggtaagaatcgagtatcgaatCACAGGGAAATTGTTTCATTCAGAAAATGTGCATTCAATAAGTAAACATTTGTGTAAAACAAGTAAATAATCAAAAGGGGGTTTTTGTCTACAATtctaattaactacaaatttaaaatatctaaaagCGAGAGGTAAAAACAGTCAAGTAAAAGTGTTTGGTCATTCTACTGAACCTACCTTGATGTTACtaagtatttttctctatttaacgttattttagtgttcttatgctgaaaACAACTACCTAAACCAAGATCCCTCAAGTGAATAGGCCTAACTCTATTTAAACTTtgtccttgatccctcaacaaacttggTTTAAACGACTTGCATTAAGATTATAacataatataaactaaatCACTGCACTCCATCCCAGACATACAATTTTCTagcctgctctatcaagttctaaggttttaaagcacttcccagtactaaaaatcctaactttacatacaaatgggtgatcaagccacaagcatgcaagaAATAAGCACAGAtaaaagcaatgaacacataaaaataactttaaatagatagtaagaagATATTACATCAAGTGTTCAacagaaatccccaacaagaggTCTAGCCTTCCATGACAAGTTAGCAACTTTCAGCACAAAGGATGGGAATTAGAAGAGAAACTAAGATTACAAGTgatgaggatgtctcctccaccccTAGAACCCTAAAATCACTTATAAAACCTAAACTCTCTTGTAGGCTGGAACTTTGCTCTGTTTTTCGTCTCTCTGTGTGTTTCTTTGTTTCCTCCCTCTGTGTATCTCCTATTTTTAcgccaacttcagtgttttaaagacTCATTGACGTTTCAAATTCTGAAGGCTTGCTTAGTGTCATTTTCTCGCTAAGCGCGAGTTAGTGAATTTTCGCTTAGGGAGCTGGGCGTGCCGAGCGCGAGAAGGGACAAACGACTACCTAAGCGAGCTTGCGGAACGTTGGGTGCGAGCATCTATGactgatcctcttctagggtttctcCACGCGCTAAGCAGGCcgagtgcctcgcttagcggatgtaaCTTGCTAAGTgcatatgcctcgcttagcgagacaccagctgcTTCACCTTTTTCTACTCTTagcctgaaactgaagttgattcacattaattcacaaaaatgGAAGTATCtactgagcaaaatcaaactaaCCATGAAAATCTGTAcaaatcctacaaaaagaaccacaaatttgggGAAAGATgctaatttaataaaactattcaatacaaaagttagtcataaataacgactaacaataaacaacttatttaattattttttcttctgatAGGTAAATGTTAGAATATTTCATACCTTTAACAATAATCATAATCTTTGTTGTGTTTCCAAGTATTCCTTAAGTCCAAATACAATTTGGGAACTCAAAATTAACTTATCCAATGTCGACAAACTTTAATGCACCTTAATAAGCTAGCCACACATCATCAAATTACTTAGAATATAGGAAATGAATATATGCTTCCTCAATATAACATGTCACAAAAGCAACATTATCAATGATGCACCCAACTAGATACactattaacaaatattaagttgttaaaaaaatattaacaatattaaCAACATCATTTTCTTCAATAAGAAGTAAATCATCATATGTCACATTAGCTTTATCTTCACCAACTTCTTCTTTGTTATTCCTTTGTCTTCTTTAGTCTTTTTCAAAAGTCGACAATAGTTTTGAATATGGCACTTCTTACCACAACGGTAACGGTCAACAATTTCATGTCTatttcttcatttcttttgGTTTGGTCTCTATTGCCtaaattttgtttcttgtttctcCCCCTTGAGTCAATAACCAAGTTTGACTATACATGGAAACCCCTAGGGCTTTCTTTTCATCTCGTTGAAGACATTTATCTTAATGTTCATTAACAATACACCATTAAAGACATAATTAACATTACATTCTAAAAGTTGTTGAATCCATATCCCCgattttaattatgacaaaccaTTAACAAtacaaattgaaagaaaaatgcaTTTTAAGTGAAGactaacatttttctcaagtgtttcagTGCTAAACTTATTACGAAGCAAACATGGTCATGCATTTTGAGGTGCTCATAATGATGCTTAGAAAGATTGTCTAAGAACATCTGCTAAGAGTAAACAACTTAGAAGATCCCTTGAAACCCCTTTGCATGATGAAGAATGCTTCCTTATGAGtactttttttttggcaaagtaCAAGACATCAAGGTCTTACATAGAAGATACATcaaaggctataaatagaaCATCTGACATCAGAATGAAGCTATATTAGAGCCTACATTAGAATGATGAAGAATTTAACATTGAAGACTGAAGTTCATAATGTAGTTCAAAATGCACCTCAAGGACATCATCATGTCTTCCATATGATGCCACACATATAGAAGGCAACCTCAGAAGACTAAATTTGACAACATCTCACTTTCCCTATGTTGCCACACACAATAAGGACACATCAAAAAGTGAATGCTAATTGCAATGGAAGATGCAACCAAGTTGAAAGATAAAGTTGTCCATGAGAATATCTGATTAACAACATTAGAATGGGAAACTAAAGATACTATATAGTCTAACCTTGGATAGAACATTGACACACCAACAATTATACCTTCACTTTGTTTTCATGAAGCAATCTACTTCAGAATGTTTTGCAATGTTAAGATGTGTTAAAATTGATGAAGTTGCACTACTTTAGAAAGACATCAAttgaacttcatcaaatggatcCACTTTCAGGATGGATCATTTCTCagctaacataaaaaatattttgatgtaTCTTCAGAATGTTCATCAGAAAGGTTCCTCAAAATGGGAAACTTAGAATGACCCTACTAGCTTGTCATGACATTGTTGAATTCACATCCctgattttaattataaaaaaccaTTAACAATGCAAATTGAAAGGATGATGGAATTAAGTGATGACTAACATTTCTGCTTAAGTATTTTAGTGTTTATTCCCTTAAGAAGAAGTGTGTTCTTTCATTGAGGTACTTAGAATGATGCTCAGAAAGGTTCAGAGAACTACTGTCATAGTTGAGAACTCAGAAGATCTTTTGAAGCCCATCAAAATGATGAAGTTTGCTTACCTCTGAGTACTTGGTTCTTGGCAAGATACTGAACAACAAGTCCTTAAATAGAAGATTCATTAGAGGCTACATGAAGAGCATCATGATTCTAAATTAAGTTATGTAGAGTTTGCACATTATAATGATGAAGACTTTGACTTTGAGTTTCTACACATCAGAATGATTCAGGAAGAATCAAAATGCATCACTTGAACAATATCATAAGACTTAAgcttaaaaattattcaacttCCATATGTTGTCAAACATTGTAGGCACATTAGAAAGGAATAACCAACTACATAAAAATATGCAAGATTGTTGAATGATGAAGTTGTCCTTAAGAAACACTAATGTGAACTATCAGATTTGAAAGACTGAAGAGAACTACTCAGTCTAAACCTGGACAATGCACTAAGACATCAAcaactcattttattattaagtctTTCTGAAGTAATCAACTTAAAAATGCTTTAAAGCTGTGAAGAAGTGTTAAGAGTGATGAAGCTGCACTACATCAGAATTAGATATCAATCTGAACTTCATCAAGGGAATTCATCAAAGTATGAATGCATTCTCAACAAACATCATAATGAATATTCTAATGATAATTCAGAATGCCCATCTGAAAGGTTCCTCGGAATGGTTATTTATGCTATCACATCCTAACAACTAGAAAGTGACCCTACTCACTCCAGAAGCTTGTCAGCTATGTGGAGCCAACTCCAACGGTCTTCTTGATGATTTTATGAGGCATTTTCGAAGGCTATGAAGAGTAAGTTAAAGTTCCAAATCTACAAACATGGTGAGAAATTTATGTTTAGGTTTAACCCTCCCTGTGAGAGTGACCTACTTTTGTATTGTACTTTCAAAGCTTGTAATAACTTTAGATACAAGTGTGAAATTATGTTTCTAAGTGGAATCCTTCTAGTGAGGAGAAAATCTATAATTTGTGATGTTGAATCACACACTCATTTTTCTATAAAGACCGGCAGTGGTTGGTAGTGGAGAAATCTAGTGGTGTAGCTGATCTAAAACAGGCTAAGTTTAAAGTCCAGTGAAGAACTAGCAACTTGTTGAAATCCAGTGGTTTGATGGTCTAGTTGTGAACTAGTTGTGTTAATGAAATTTCATCTGTATGGGTGAGATTGGATGTAGCCTAAGGTTGGGATAAACTAGTATAAAAATCTTTTGTGcactttttcctttccttttcctttacTTTGCTTTACACATAtctaaaaactatttttggccaaatattaaatttttcatcttaccaaacttaacaaaaaaaaccaaacattttatttttttttaccaaaaggtTTAATTAAGCAACTATCTTTGAAACAATAGTTTATTACAAAAgaattcttttttcaaaaactgttgCATTTTCATTCTGAGCAACTTGAATTTCCATTCTAAGCTCAAAACAACCTTTCATTCCAAACTCATTTATTCATAACTATCTTTGAAaacctttattttaaaagaaacatcaaaatttatttaaaactccAATTCAACCGCCCTTCTTACGGTATTTTTGTCACTTCAAAGATGACAACTGTCATTTGTgtttgcttcctccagaagtttATTAGTTTAGTGGACTCCACTTCAATAGTCTTTTTTGAAGCTTTAAGAGGTCAAGAAGGAGCATCGCGAAGACAAGTTGAAGCCTTCCAAGTGAGAAAAACTTGAGCAAAGATCTCTGTGTGAGAAATCTGTCACTATTTCTTCAACCCTTTCGATAGAGAGTGACACACTTTTGTAAAAGCTTGTAAACTAAGATAGATCTAAGATATAAGTGagaaaatgtaatttattgaGTGGAAGCCCTCTTGTGAGGAAAAATCTGTATCTGCGATCAAAACACAAAACTCGTTTGTTGTTGAAAGTCTAACAAGTGGCTAACAAAGGTTGTAACTAGTAGTGTAGTTGGTCTAGCTATATCTAGGTGTGAAGTACAGTGGGGTTGCAAGAAGATTGTTGAAATCTAGTGATTTGCTGATCTAGCAGTGGATGAGTGCGTTAGTGAAATCTCATCTTGAAGGGTGAAGACTGGATATAGTCTAAGGTTGGGGTGAACTGGTATAAAAATCATTGTGCATCATTTTGTTCCTCTCTTTGCAATGATTTTTAACTATGATCTATTAACTAGCTTTTATAAATCTTTAAGTCGAGTTAACTCCTTTATAAAGAAACTTAGAACTAAATCTTTTCATCAAAGTATTTCCAACtaaaaatatcttttcaaataaaGCTCTAAACAATCAAaacctcttttcaaaaattgtttgcattttagttttGAGCTCAAAATAACTCTCCATTCTAAATTGTCTCTTTTTGCACTTATATAAGattgtttattttcaaaaaagaattaaagTTTGTAAAACACAATTCAACTCACTTGTGATATTTTTTCACTTCAAAAGTTTCCCATGACTTTGGCAAGAAATCAATAAAACCCTAAACCTCTTCAAAAGTTTCCATGACTTTTGCAAGAAATCAATAAAACCTTAAACCTCTTCATGAAATTTAATACTCATAGTAGAAAGTCAATTCATAATCCCTAGAAACTGTTCAAATGATTTGATAATGTAGACCGATAACTTCCAAGCGCGTGTCTCATCACTAAAATGGTTCAACACTTTATCATCAACCCTCTAATAATTGTACCTATATACTTATCTATGCGTTAAAGTTTattctttatcaattttatcCTTGGGCTTTTCTTTAGCGAACACAAATTAGTGAAAATTATGTACATAAAGCATACCTTTGACTTTGCTTTCTAGATGACATAATTCAAACCCTTCAAATTCACCATTCAACTTCTGTTGGCTTCCATTGTTCACcacaaaagaaacaaagttGTTTATACCGGTAGTTGGGATCAGAGTACATAATGGAAGAAGCAACTCACTTTATGGCATAATTGATTATATGGCACAACAAAAcgcaaataatttttaacatagGCATGTGTGTGTTTTGCACTCATCTCCATGTGATTCAATGCTCCTACTTCCAAGATTCTTTTATAATgatgacatttttttctttttattttttgctactcatttttttttatcttttattaagtGACATTATTATGCAAGTCTGTCACAAATAGAGAAGAGAACGTCGCAAACAAAGTTGATACATATATTCTACACGAGAAAGAGGACAACTTATGAGTTGTGtgtatttcttcttatttccaTTCAGTTTAGAGTGAAATTTGTATATTGTGACCCacctaaaatttttaaaatatccttCCCTTTTCACTCAACCTTTATAATTGTGATTTTCCCTTTCTTCtccccttctttcttcttttttcacctATTTGTTACATACCAAACAAAATGTTAAGGAgagaaaatcaaataatagttCATTTTACCTTTTGCTGCCCTCTTTATATAATGAAAGTTTTGATGAAGCACATAAGAAATATAGCATAGTTCAgacattatttttcatttttcagtcatattTTTGAAATCGAAGTGGATACTCATTACATCACTTGTATGCATGTGTACACCTGTGgtctatagattttttttatagaaatgttACTCCTCCTTCCTATTACTtatccaaaattaaaaagaaaatagtaattatCAATCACGGAACAAGTCAATAAACTTGATTGAATGGTTTGCTAGAGTAGTGATCAGGATCTATTAAAAGACAATTTTCACACATTTTTCTTGTCAAAGTGAACCAAAGTGACAATATTTCTATCACTCTATTGTTTAGCCAAAGCAAAATATTACTTTGGGAGATCTGACCAGATTTATCATGATTGTTCTAACTTTGTTacgggaataaaaaaaaattgaaattgaaattaacaTATTTGGCtcttcgcttagtaatttaaacGAGAATCAATTGCTGACAACAAATAAAGGaatcacttcttttttttcgaTAATCAAATAAAGGAATCACTGAAGCGCTACCACTTTaatcaatcatatttttgtaCTAGTGTTGAGATAAAAGCATGCACTAATTATTGAAGGTGGGAAAAAAAACCTACACGTATGCTTATTACTAATGTGCGTTAACTTATTAAGTAGTTGACGATAATGACTTTAGGATTTTGGTTTTTGGATCCTTCTGATTTTCTTGTCCCCTAATTTTTCTGTTTCCTTTCTTAGTTATTGCATGTTATACACGAAACTTTCTCCTTCCTTCATTTGATTATGAAGAACAATGAAATATGGGAGTTTATACAAAAACTGCAAGAAAATGAAAGTGCGTCTAATAATTAGCTTTGATATATTTTACAGTTTTTAAGTCAAATCTAACTTTAGAGAAacgttaaatatgttttatcaGCGTGTTTTGGTAAACAACCCTTCAAACACACTACTTTCGTACAagacaattaaatttttgtgtgttcGGCGTTGTCATGAGTCAAATAAAAATCTCTTAAATTAATTCTCTctccatattttatttctactttaaatttgaacataaaattatatattgtttgtACTGTTCTCCCATTAGAATTGGAATTTCATATCACTAATCcacaaaataaactaattagtTAGAATTTCATATCACTAATCCACAGGGTTGCGTTAAAATTTTATGTAGATTATTGATGtgaaacttcatttttttttaattctgattcaaaatttataaaactaaaccGGGCCATGTGATTGCTATTCGTCCCTGTCATCTTTCCAAATTTCCAAAAATACTCTTCCCACAATGCACTGGTGCAAAAAATATTATGCAACAAAATCACGATTAATTTTGTTATACAAGTGGGGTTAACAAAGAAAGTGTAATAGAAGTATGAGTCCATTACACTTTATAATGGAATCTACTTTCgttgtacatttttttcattgtttgacaaatagaaataatttaagtattaattgtataatttacaATCTAATGGAATTACAATTCCACTGTATTGTAATTTCTGTAACACAACAGAATCACAATTTCATTTCATTGTATTGTAGAAATTATAGGTGGGAAAGAGTAAGTGCCAATATTGGAGAAAAAGAGACAAAGGATATTTTGGTAATTTTGCATTaatggccaaaaatgattttggaGGTTCTAATATCAATTCTCTTCCACTAGATTGGATTCCTGTCCATTTATGACCCAGAGTAAGGGAAATCCCAAGCCTGagaaaaaggaaaccaaaaTCGACATTGTTtcctaaaatttgttttaatttcctttttcatACTTACAAGTATAGAGCACCAGTATAAGATCTCTTTGTAATTACAGGTGTTGAACTTCATTAATGGCTagtcttttttcttattattatttaatatggtGCTAAACCTATAATTATCTTCTTCtagtttagttttttataattttttttctttgatttgttGTGATGTGATTCTGGCCAATGGTATGGTCGAAGACACAATAATTCACAATTGTACTTGATGAGAAACTCTGATGGCGGCACCTGCAAAGGCTTCGACACTCAAGTTAGAAAGTGTATAAGTAGAGAAAATGAGTGAAGTTATCTATACCTGAGAAGACTCATCATATTTATAGACATGTTTGGTGAAAGTGCTCATTAGATTAGTAGGGTTTCATATAAGAGAAGATGTGGTCATGTTATAACTCTTGTCCTAGTATATCCATCCGAGTTAAGTGTATATGCTAGTTTGAGAACTAATGTTCCTTAAGTCAGTTTGCTTTATAGCTTAGGTTAATTAGGACAAGCACAAGTGACTCCTATAATAAGATTTAATATGCTAACTAtgtgtattaattatttgtattgaaTATTGAATTATCATAGTTGGTTAGTTTGGGAAGTAATTTTTCTTTGTCTCGTTATAACGGTGATTAATTGACTTTATACACGAAGAATGACCTCTCGTGTTTTAGTTAGGCTAGAAGGCCTCTTAAAAATGACAAATCAATTCGTTTATCCAGTAATAGTTCAATTCATCAAgtataaatttaactaataccttcaattataaaaataaaaacttctcATCCGAACACTCGATTCTTACATGTACGTAATAATTTTGTTGAGAAATAATCTATTATCGAAAGACAATATTTCGACAAAAAGTTGTCACTTTAATCTTATTGAAATCTTAGTCATTGAAATTCTAATTACCTTATAAATTTTCTCAAACAGATATAACAAATCTGCAAAGCACATAGTTGAATTGAGAGTTGTGATGTTGTATAAACTACAGAGGAAGTCATAGCATAATCCTCCAACAAGCTTTGTCAGTTATTGGATCaacaaaacaatttcaaagTAGCCACTATCATGTCTTCAACAACTAAGCAAGCATATCCTACGAGTGTGTACTAATTTCCCATAATCCCTATATAAATATTAGCAGCATGCATACTTCTCTTGAAGAGTATACACTAGTAGCTCAATTTTGTGAAGGTGTCCATTAAGTTTTCAATCCAACATCAATTGGTTACAGCACACAGCTATAAAAATCAAGATGCAGCAGCTTTTCCAGCTTCTTTGTGATCATCACGTGCTTCTCTCCTTTGAAAGCATCTATAGTAGATATACTGAGATATTATCTATCATATATTGTTAAAGTTTTGGTTTTTCTTCAATAGTATATAACTAAATAGTTAGATGAACACGATCAAAACAATAATCTGCATCAAGAAATGCATGTATAGGATACGAAGAAGTCCAATGCCACGCAAATTACGGCATCCAATAACCATGGCATATTAGCTTTGATTCTTTCCCATTCTGTAGTTCTTACAAGAATACTGCACCCACAAATgttataatcattaattaattttacttaatttaaagaataaacaTAATTGGATGCAAATTTATGTACACGGGATAAAGATTGTAACCTTCCCACGTAAGTGACATTAGCAACCAATGCGAAGACGAACATGAAAGGATTTAACCCCTGTTgtgataaaaaacaaaaagggaaagCATACATAAAACTGTGGAGATACTAGTTAATCTTTGCACACATAATTCGTAGTCAGAAAGCATGAGTTTAAGATTAATTGAGTATTACCTCCACACTGCCTCTTTTAATCTGATCAATTAGCAATTGAGGACAAGAGCTTATCAGTAATAACAaagcatatataaaaatataatcaaacttaAAATGAATATAGTTCAAACCCGAAAAAGAAAAATCCTTTATTTTGACACTTACGTTCAACCATATTTGAGGAACACGACCACTTATATAGATAGCAGCCATGAGCCATCCCAGCCATTGACCAAATGTACTATGTGTCTCGTACTCCTGTGATGATGAGCATTAGTTGTTAACAACTAGCAAGAATAATTATGCAAAGCTAACCCAACACTAAAGAAAATGATGAGTGTGAATTAATTAAGGTACAATTATCACTGGCAAGTCCTACCTGCAAAAGTTTTCTTCCACCAAATCCTATGTATCCTTCCCTCAAAGCATTGCCCCTGAGAGGCAAATTAACAGCAGCTGCTAGAAATGTTCCATAACTTCCCTGAAACGGTGCAAAAATTTGATAAACATAGCAGTATTTGTATTAGTATAAGGTGAGGAGGGCACAAATTAATGTGGAAGACTAATTGtactaaaatagaaataatcatCATTGGGTAAGGAAAGGGCATTATAAGTAATCGAGGTGCCATTTAGACAATaataaccttttcttaaaattacattcaagATGCGGAAAATCAAATCAGAAACGTGGAATCAAACATGCTAGTAATCAAGTTAGCATCATGTTTGAGTTAAACAATTGAAAGACTCACAGCAACAGAACGTGGGATTGGCATAGCTTGGGTTGCAGAATTATTTGAGGAAGCAGGAGGTGCTTCATTGTCGGAAGAAGAGTCATTGATCGATTCCATGGCTGCAGGGCCACTTTTAGCAGCTCCCATGTAGGTTCCCCAGGGTGGAGTGCCACTCCCAGCCAATGATCTTGCTGACCtgcacaattaatttaatttaattcaattcaactaaaaaaaatacacttcaGTTCATTACATTTCTTTAGTTCATTACATTTGCGTCCTTAGATTTTattactaagaaaaaaaaaatagctttaGGATAGATGTACGAAATCATAAGTTTGATCCTTATTTTCATCATTGTTTTTATTGGAAAATACCAAGTTTCATATTTATTAGAATTAGtcttaacataaaatttataaggTGAGGACAACCTTCATTCTATGAGCTAACTCAAGGGTTTGAGTTAAGCTTTAattcacatttattttaaatctatCCAAAGGGTCACCTAGTGAGGATAACTCTCAccttatgaattaatttttggaATTAAGTTAAACCTCTCACATTATTCATTCTAAGAGTTTTGAATGTATACTAACATAATGGGAAGAAATTATATACGTACATATAATAGTGCTCCTGTCTAGGTGCTGCCTTGGGTGTGCCATTTGGTATTGGAATTCCAGATTTGCTAGTTGGTTTCGGTGGCTTCAATGGCTTTTTCTCCTCTTCATGATCCTGTAACATAATAAAGTATGGTATGATGATGTGTTCTTtagtttgaagaaaaaattgacatttaattaatttgacccAAAGAACAAGTGTGTGAATTTcacatttgaatatttgattaatCAGAAGGAATCTAAGAA
The Glycine max cultivar Williams 82 chromosome 16, Glycine_max_v4.0, whole genome shotgun sequence genome window above contains:
- the LOC100787660 gene encoding lysosomal amino acid transporter 1 isoform X1, which codes for MPPSYCVKERKPCVRWVEKYFKDCLCNLKDEISFSFGLTSLVFWGVAEIPQIITIFRTKKSHGVSLVFLLTWVAGDICNLTGCILEPATLPTQYYTALLYTITTIVLLLLIVYYDYISRWYKHRQKVNLKRDHEEEKKPLKPPKPTSKSGIPIPNGTPKAAPRQEHYYMSARSLAGSGTPPWGTYMGAAKSGPAAMESINDSSSDNEAPPASSNNSATQAMPIPRSVAGSYGTFLAAAVNLPLRGNALREGYIGFGGRKLLQEYETHSTFGQWLGWLMAAIYISGRVPQIWLNVSVKIKDFSFSGLNYIHFKFDYIFIYALLLLISSCPQLLIDQIKRGSVEGLNPFMFVFALVANVTYVGSILVRTTEWERIKANMPWLLDAVICVALDFFIISQYIYYRCFQRREARDDHKEAGKAAAS
- the LOC100787660 gene encoding lysosomal amino acid transporter 1 isoform X2, whose protein sequence is MPPSYCVKERKPCVRWVEKYFKDCLCNLKDEISFSFGLTSLVFWGVAEIPQIITIFRTKKSHGVSLVFLLTWVAGDICNLTGCILEPATLPTQYYTALLYTITTIVLLLLIVYYDYISRWYKHRQKVNLKRDHEEEKKPLKPPKPTSKSGIPIPNGTPKAAPRQEHYYMSARSLAGSGTPPWGTYMGAAKSGPAAMESINDSSSDNEAPPASSNNSATQAMPIPRSVAGSYGTFLAAAVNLPLRGNALREGYIGFGGRKLLQEYETHSTFGQWLGWLMAAIYISGRVPQIWLNIKRGSVEGLNPFMFVFALVANVTYVGSILVRTTEWERIKANMPWLLDAVICVALDFFIISQYIYYRCFQRREARDDHKEAGKAAAS